Genomic segment of Calditerricola satsumensis:
GCAAGCGCCGCACGTCCCGCACCAAAACGGCCAGGCGCGCCTGGCGCTCGCCGGTGATGCGCACATCCCACACGAACACGCCCTGGCGCACGATCTGGTTCAAAAACCGCTCCAGGTATCGTCCGCGAATCGCGAGCACCACATACCCCAGCCACCATTTCAACCACCGGTCGCGCACCGCCCTTTCGCCCCCTCTATTTCAAAAACGTGATGGTGTCGATTTGCCCTTCGACAAACAGCTCTTCCGGCAAAATGGCGCGCAGGACCAGATTTTTTCCGCGGATCACCAGCTGCCCGCTGGTGAGAAGGAGACGCAACTCCTGCTCGTCGAACTGCAAGACGCCGCGATGGTTTTCGATGTACGCGTGAAAGGCGCCGATCATCGTGATCCTGGGCACGTCGAGGAGGGCGTCATCCGGGAGGTCGAGTGTTTGCACCGCCCAGCGACGCAGCCGACGGGTCCACCTGGCCATGCGCCCCGCCTCCTTTTCTCTCACAGGAATATGCGCGGCGCGGACCGGTTATGGCATCAACGAAAACGCCCACCCCGGACCGTTCCGGAGTGGGCGCAGGGGCGTCAGTCGCCGAGCACCTGTTGCACGAGAGCGTTGACCCGCTTTCCGTCGGCGCGCCCTTTCACC
This window contains:
- the yqfC gene encoding sporulation protein YqfC is translated as MARWTRRLRRWAVQTLDLPDDALLDVPRITMIGAFHAYIENHRGVLQFDEQELRLLLTSGQLVIRGKNLVLRAILPEELFVEGQIDTITFLK